The following are encoded in a window of Arthrobacter antioxidans genomic DNA:
- a CDS encoding NAD(P)-dependent alcohol dehydrogenase has translation MRAAGFYRYGGPDELVVLERRRPAPAAGEVLIRVSAAGVNPADTHLRAGHLRRFLRLRLPFVPGCDGAGTVVALGDGVKGLAVGDAVIAMASPRQGGMYGEFAALPADQCALAPAGGTLDTAAGLPVAGTTALQALRDRARVSRGQTVLVYGASGGVGTMAVQIAAALGCEVTAVASGPNLPMLRGLGARVVLDYTDPAFPGHEGTYDVVLDAVGRLEAALADRFTAPRGVLVTMRPPAILRHPSWLLPCSGRRAVTVMARPRRRDLDELVRLVDAGKLRVVVDAVYPLAEAAEAHRRSEDGHVAGKVILVTGSSGD, from the coding sequence GTGAGGGCCGCAGGGTTCTACCGGTACGGTGGGCCCGATGAACTGGTGGTCCTGGAGCGCCGGCGTCCCGCGCCCGCCGCCGGCGAGGTGCTCATCCGTGTGTCCGCCGCGGGCGTCAACCCGGCGGACACCCACCTCCGCGCCGGTCACCTGCGGCGCTTCCTGCGACTCCGGCTCCCGTTCGTCCCCGGGTGCGACGGCGCCGGCACGGTGGTCGCGCTCGGCGACGGCGTGAAGGGCCTGGCGGTCGGCGATGCGGTCATCGCGATGGCGTCTCCCCGGCAGGGCGGCATGTACGGCGAGTTCGCCGCCCTGCCCGCGGACCAGTGCGCGCTCGCCCCGGCCGGGGGGACCCTGGACACCGCAGCGGGCCTGCCCGTGGCCGGGACCACCGCGCTGCAGGCACTGCGGGACAGGGCCCGCGTCTCCCGGGGGCAGACCGTCCTCGTGTACGGAGCCTCGGGTGGCGTGGGCACCATGGCCGTGCAGATCGCGGCCGCGCTCGGGTGCGAGGTGACGGCGGTGGCGAGCGGGCCCAATCTCCCGATGCTCCGGGGTCTCGGCGCGCGCGTGGTCCTCGACTACACGGACCCTGCGTTCCCCGGCCATGAGGGCACCTACGACGTCGTCCTCGACGCGGTGGGCAGGCTCGAGGCAGCGCTCGCCGACCGTTTCACCGCGCCGCGGGGCGTCCTCGTGACCATGAGGCCGCCGGCGATCCTGCGTCACCCCTCGTGGCTGCTGCCCTGCAGCGGGCGCCGTGCCGTCACCGTCATGGCCCGGCCCCGGCGCCGGGACCTCGACGAGCTCGTCCGCCTCGTCGACGCCGGAAAGCTGCGCGTCGTCGTCGACGCGGTCTATCCGCTCGCGGAGGCCGCGGAGGCGCACCGCCGGAGCGAGGACGGGCACGTGGCGGGAAAGGTGATCCTGGTGACCGGTTCCTCGGGAGACTGA
- a CDS encoding NAD(P)-dependent oxidoreductase — protein sequence MATIAVFGGTGRTGRHVLEQALAAGHEVRALARSASSVRARDPRLTVVEGDVLDADAVDRVVAGSGAVISVLGQVKGSPATLQTDGIRIITDAMARHGVQRIVSLSGGGLPDPAHDRPKAADRIIRVLLKLLSPTVLEDAKGHLRVLRASGLDWTVVRGPRLQGTPYTGVYRVGWVGVDASTSVGRADLAEFLLRQVEDRTFVHQLPMVSY from the coding sequence ATGGCAACGATCGCAGTCTTCGGCGGTACCGGGAGAACCGGCCGCCACGTCCTCGAGCAGGCCCTCGCTGCGGGGCACGAGGTCCGGGCGCTGGCGCGCTCGGCGTCGTCCGTCCGGGCTCGGGATCCCCGCCTGACCGTCGTCGAGGGCGATGTCCTGGACGCCGACGCCGTGGACCGTGTGGTCGCGGGGAGCGGCGCCGTCATCAGTGTCCTCGGGCAGGTCAAGGGGTCGCCCGCGACGCTGCAGACCGACGGCATCCGCATCATCACCGACGCGATGGCGCGCCACGGCGTGCAGCGCATCGTCTCCCTCTCGGGTGGAGGGCTGCCGGATCCCGCCCACGACAGGCCGAAGGCCGCCGACCGGATCATCCGGGTCCTCCTGAAGCTGCTGTCGCCCACGGTGCTCGAGGACGCCAAAGGGCACCTGCGCGTGCTCCGGGCGAGCGGCCTGGACTGGACGGTGGTGCGGGGGCCGCGTCTGCAGGGCACGCCGTACACCGGCGTGTACCGCGTGGGCTGGGTGGGCGTGGACGCCAGTACCTCCGTGGGGCGGGCCGACCTCGCCGAGTTCCTCCTGCGGCAGGTGGAGGACCGCACCTTCGTGCACCAGCTGCCGATGGTGAGCTACTGA
- a CDS encoding DNA-methyltransferase yields MTELPAPSEVPAWSPDGANLVVHADNAEYLALLPDAAFTMIYVDPPFNTGRVQRRQQTTMVRAVGGSGDRVGFKGMSYSTVKGVLASYDDAFEDYWDFLAPRLAEAWRLLADDGTLYVHLDYREVHYAKVMLDALFGRESFLNEIIWAYDYGARAKRRWPAKHDNILVYVKNPSGYHFDSAEVDREPYMAPGLVTAEKAALGKLPTDVWWHTIVSPTGREKTGYPTQKPEGLLRRAVAASSREGDWVLDFFAGSGTLGAVAGKLGRRFVCVDSNPQAIDVMRTRLAAWT; encoded by the coding sequence GTGACCGAGCTTCCTGCGCCGTCCGAGGTTCCCGCCTGGAGCCCGGACGGCGCCAACCTCGTCGTGCACGCGGACAACGCGGAGTACCTCGCCCTGCTGCCCGACGCCGCCTTCACCATGATCTACGTCGATCCGCCGTTCAACACCGGGCGGGTCCAGCGCCGCCAGCAGACCACCATGGTGCGGGCGGTCGGAGGATCCGGAGACCGTGTGGGGTTCAAGGGCATGTCCTACTCGACGGTCAAGGGGGTGCTCGCGAGCTACGACGACGCCTTCGAGGACTACTGGGACTTCCTGGCGCCGCGCCTCGCCGAGGCCTGGCGGCTCCTCGCCGACGACGGCACCCTCTACGTGCACCTGGACTACCGCGAGGTGCACTACGCCAAGGTGATGCTGGACGCCCTGTTCGGGCGGGAGTCCTTCCTGAACGAGATCATCTGGGCCTACGACTACGGTGCCCGGGCGAAGCGCAGGTGGCCCGCGAAGCACGACAACATCCTCGTGTACGTGAAGAACCCGTCCGGTTACCACTTCGACAGCGCCGAGGTGGACCGCGAGCCGTACATGGCACCGGGCCTGGTGACGGCCGAGAAGGCGGCCCTCGGCAAACTGCCGACGGACGTCTGGTGGCACACCATCGTGTCTCCCACGGGCCGGGAGAAGACGGGTTACCCCACCCAGAAGCCGGAGGGCCTGCTGCGCCGCGCGGTGGCGGCGAGCAGCCGTGAGGGCGACTGGGTGCTGGACTTCTTCGCAGGGTCGGGGACGCTCGGCGCCGTCGCGGGGAAACTGGGGCGTCGCTTCGTGTGCGTGGACAGCAACCCGCAGGCCATCGACGTCATGCGTACCCGCCTGGCGGCCTGGACCTGA
- a CDS encoding PHP domain-containing protein: MRIDLHTHSNVSDGTEDPDVLIGSAAAAGLDAVALTDHDSTAGWDRARAAATALGITFIPGMEVSCQTDTGISVHVLSYLHDPLHPGLLTEIEKSRTARLTRAHRMVELMAEDFPITWELVEQHVTEGATVGRPHIADALITLGIVSTRSEAFDRILTARSPYWVSHYAPHPADAVALIRDAGGVPVFAHPSAFTRGAVAGGAVLDEMIDAGLLGLEVEHRDNPESARVKLRQIARDRGLLMTGSSDYHGRGKPNLLGENTTTAETLDAILSLATGAAVG, translated from the coding sequence GTGAGAATCGATCTGCACACGCATTCCAACGTCTCGGACGGCACCGAGGACCCCGACGTCCTCATCGGGTCCGCGGCAGCGGCCGGCCTCGACGCCGTCGCCCTCACCGACCACGACTCGACCGCCGGGTGGGACCGCGCACGGGCCGCAGCCACCGCCCTCGGCATCACCTTCATCCCCGGGATGGAGGTGTCCTGCCAGACGGACACGGGCATCAGCGTGCATGTGCTGTCCTACCTGCACGACCCGCTGCATCCCGGGCTGCTCACCGAGATCGAGAAGTCGAGGACCGCCCGCCTGACCCGCGCACACCGCATGGTCGAACTCATGGCGGAGGACTTCCCGATCACCTGGGAGCTCGTGGAGCAGCACGTGACGGAGGGTGCCACCGTGGGGCGGCCGCACATCGCCGACGCGCTGATCACGCTCGGCATCGTCTCCACGCGATCCGAGGCCTTCGACCGCATCCTGACCGCGCGCTCACCCTACTGGGTCAGCCACTACGCACCCCATCCCGCGGACGCCGTCGCCCTCATCCGCGACGCCGGCGGCGTCCCCGTCTTCGCCCACCCGTCGGCCTTCACCCGCGGGGCGGTGGCGGGCGGGGCCGTCCTCGACGAGATGATCGACGCCGGACTGCTGGGCCTCGAGGTGGAGCACCGGGACAACCCGGAGAGCGCGCGCGTGAAGCTGCGGCAGATCGCGCGGGACCGCGGTCTCCTGATGACCGGCTCGAGCGACTACCACGGGCGCGGGAAGCCGAACCTGCTCGGCGAGAACACGACGACGGCCGAGACGCTCGATGCCATCCTGTCCCTCGCCACGGGAGCGGCAGTCGGTTAG
- a CDS encoding polysaccharide deacetylase family protein: MKKNKIAVTALAVASLVLALLVGGPMSPAQAADKPLIGLTFDDGPTPQRTAFVLEVLKQKNVKATFFVQGSNAQQYPDLLRRIKAEGHVIGNHSWDHPDFTGISASRQKQQIDRTNAAIEAITGETPALMRFPYGNSTSYATNYLTSIGMSGGVLWRWDVGNPGDFECPGAAGVQEFVMAEAAPGAIILLHDAEDVLSCPASQWTYLASTIDALRAEGYEFGVVAPSSTPNPVNQGSPAVVVAPAAR; the protein is encoded by the coding sequence ATGAAGAAGAACAAGATCGCCGTCACCGCCCTGGCCGTCGCGAGCCTGGTCCTCGCACTGCTGGTCGGCGGCCCCATGTCACCGGCACAGGCCGCCGACAAGCCCCTCATCGGCCTGACCTTCGACGACGGGCCCACGCCCCAGCGCACCGCGTTCGTCCTCGAGGTCCTCAAGCAGAAGAACGTCAAGGCGACGTTCTTCGTCCAGGGCTCCAACGCGCAGCAGTACCCCGACCTCCTCCGCCGGATCAAGGCCGAGGGGCACGTGATCGGCAACCACTCGTGGGACCACCCCGATTTCACCGGGATCAGCGCGTCGAGGCAGAAGCAGCAGATCGACCGCACCAACGCTGCCATCGAGGCCATCACCGGTGAGACCCCCGCACTCATGCGCTTCCCGTACGGCAACAGCACCTCCTACGCGACGAACTACCTCACCAGCATCGGCATGAGCGGTGGCGTCCTCTGGCGGTGGGACGTCGGCAATCCCGGCGACTTCGAATGCCCCGGTGCGGCGGGCGTCCAGGAGTTCGTGATGGCGGAGGCGGCGCCCGGCGCGATCATCCTGCTCCACGACGCGGAGGACGTCCTGTCCTGCCCCGCGTCGCAGTGGACCTACCTGGCGTCCACCATCGACGCACTGCGGGCCGAGGGCTACGAGTTCGGGGTGGTCGCACCCTCGTCCACGCCCAACCCGGTCAATCAGGGCTCGCCGGCCGTCGTGGTCGCACCTGCCGCGCGGTGA
- a CDS encoding MarR family winged helix-turn-helix transcriptional regulator: MEGVRDAGREEVLAEAIDAMAALTRELAAAGSYPFRERRLGRAQMTLLYRLSRTDGLGAGALAAVLGITPGAVSQHVDHLRQAGLVTVEVDPLDARARIVTLTGKARAEVHEFQRGWIDAIAPRFDALSTDDVRDLRRLLSLVRPSDGTTP, translated from the coding sequence ATGGAGGGGGTGCGGGACGCCGGGCGTGAGGAGGTCCTGGCGGAGGCGATCGACGCCATGGCGGCACTGACCCGGGAACTCGCCGCGGCGGGTTCCTACCCGTTCCGCGAACGGCGGCTCGGCCGGGCGCAGATGACCCTCCTGTACCGCCTGTCCCGCACCGACGGCCTCGGTGCCGGCGCGCTCGCCGCCGTGCTCGGCATCACCCCTGGTGCCGTGAGCCAGCATGTGGACCACCTCCGTCAGGCGGGCCTCGTGACGGTCGAGGTGGATCCACTCGATGCGCGGGCCCGGATCGTCACGCTGACGGGCAAGGCACGCGCGGAGGTCCACGAGTTCCAGCGCGGCTGGATCGACGCCATCGCGCCGCGCTTCGATGCCCTGAGCACCGACGATGTGCGCGACCTGCGCCGGCTGCTGTCCCTCGTCCGGCCCTCGGACGGGACCACGCCGTGA